Proteins encoded within one genomic window of Epinephelus lanceolatus isolate andai-2023 chromosome 9, ASM4190304v1, whole genome shotgun sequence:
- the LOC117253136 gene encoding ATP synthase F(1) complex subunit alpha, mitochondrial-like — MLSVRVAAALVRTLPRRAGFVSKAVPAACVGVNHLHTHRPWLQKTGTAEVSSILEEKIMGADTSADLEETGRVLSIGDGIARVYGLRNVQAEEMVEFSSGLKGMSLNLEPDNVGVVVFGNDKLIKEGDIVKRTGAIVDVPVGEELLGRVVDALGNAIDGKGPLGSSTRRRVGLKAPGIIPRISVREPMQTGIKAVDSLVPIGRGQRELIIGDRQTGKTAIAIDTIINQKRFNDGTDEKKKLYCIYVAIGQKRSTVAQLVKRLTDADAMKYTIVVSATASDAAPLQYLAPYSGCSMGEYFRDNGKHALIIYDDLSKQAVAYRQMSLLLRRPPGREAYPGDVFYLHSRLLERAAKMNDNFGGGSLTALPVIETQAGDVSAYIPTNVISITDGQIFLETELFYKGIRPAINVGLSVSRVGSAAQTRAMKQVAGTMKLELAQYREVAAFAQFGSDLDAATQQLLNRGVRLTELLKQGQYSPMAIEEQVTVIYAGVRGHLDKMEPSKITKFEKAFLQHILSQHQDLLAAIRADGKISEASDAKLKQIVLTFLSSFE, encoded by the exons ATGTTATCCGTGAGAGTTGCAGCAGCTTTGGTCAGGACCCTGCCCAGAAGGGCCGGATTT GTGTCCAAGGCAGTACCGGCCGCTTGCGTTGGGGTCAaccacctccacacacacagaccatgGCTGCAGAAGACAG GCACAGCTGAGGTTTCCTCAATCCTGGAGGAGAAGATCATGGGAGCTGACACCTCTGCAGACCTGGAGGAGACAGGACGTGTGCTGTCCATTGGTGACGGTATTGCCAGAGTGTATGGGCTCAGGAACGTCCAGGCAGAAGAGATGGTGGAATTCTCCTCTGGACTCAAG GGCATGTCTCTGAACTTGGAGCCCGACAACGTTGGTGTTGTGGTGTTCGGTAATGACAAGCTGATCAAGGAGGGTGACATCGTGAAGAGAACTGGTGCCATCGTGGATGTCCCTGTTGGTGAGGAGCTGCTTGGCCGTGTGGTGGACGCTCTGGGAAATGCCATCGATGGAAAG GGTCCCCTTGGTTCCAGCACCCGTAGGCGTGTGGGTCTGAAGGCCCCTGGCATCATCCCCCGTATCTCTGTGAGGGAGCCCATGCAGACTGGCATCAAGGCTGTGGACAGCCTGGTGCCCATTGGCAGAGGCCAGCGTGAGCTGATTATTGGTGACAGGCAGACTGG CAAAACTGCCATTGCCATCGACACAATCATCAACCAGAAGCGCTTCAACGATGGAACTGACGAGAAGAAGAAGCTGTACTGCATCTACGTCGCCATCGGACAGAAGAGGTCCACCGTGGCTCAGCTGGTGAAGAGGCTGACTGATGCTGATGCCATGAAGTACACCATCGTGGTCTCTGCCACCGCCTCTGATGCTGCTCCCCTGCAGTACCTGGCCCCATACTCTGGCTGCTCCATGGGAGAGTACTTCAGAGATAACGGCAAGCACGCCCTGATCATCTATGACGATCTGTCCAAGCAG GCTGTTGCCTACCGTCAGATGTCCCTGCTGCTGCGTCGTCCTCCAGGTCGTGAGGCTTACCCTGGTGATGTGTTCTACCTGCACTCCCGTCTGCTGGAGAGAGCTGCCAAGATGAACGACAACTTCGGTGGTGGCTCCCTCACCGCCCTGCCCGTCATCGAGACCCAGGCCGGTGATGTGTCTGCCTACATCCCCACCAACGTCATCTCCATCACAGATGGACAG ATCTTCTTGGAGACTGAGTTGTTCTACAAGGGTATCCGCCCAGCTATCAACGTGGGTCTGTCTGTGTCCAGAGTAGGCTCTGCTGCCCAGACCAGAGCCATGAAGCAG GTGGCCGGTACCATGAAACTGGAGCTGGCTCAGTACCGTGAGGTGGCTGCCTTCGCCCAGTTCGGCTCTGACTTGGATGCTGCCACCCAGCAGCTCCTTAACAGGGGTGTTAGGCTCACTGAACTGCTCAAGCAGGGACAGTACT CTCCCATGGCCATTGAGGAGCAGGTAACAGTTATCTACGCTGGTGTCAGAGGTCACTTGGACAAGATGGAGCCCAGCAAGATCACAAAATTCGAGAAGGCTTTCCTGCAGCACATCCTCAGCCAGCACCAGGACCTGCTCGCAGCAATCAG GGCTGACGGCAAGATCTCAGAGGCATCAGACGCTAAACTGAAGCAGATTGTATTGACCTTCCTCTCTAGTTTTGAGTAA
- the ark2cb gene encoding E3 ubiquitin-protein ligase ARK2C isoform X1, whose amino-acid sequence MVLVHVGYLVLPVFGSVRNRGSHFNRQQQQQQQHSHATSCRHFQLGPQAPLPMDFPMPHPGQPQSGINPHLAPPGHQHGPPLHPPLNPLPAPQFQDIPAPPFLPQALHQQYLLQQQILEAQHRHILPPSSRRTPERVPHQPHRLRPGYEFAPPLHVPPQPVVQQPRYLAEGTDWDLSVDAGLPPHQYHIHPLPQHYQHYLTSPRMHHFPRNNASTQVVVHEIRNYPYPQLHLLALQSLNPSRHASAVRESYEELLQLEDRLGSVNRGAVQTTIERFTFPHKYKKRIPQDLKMCLDDEELDTDEKCTICLSMLEDGEDVRRLPCMHLFHQACVDQWLATSRKCPICRVDIETQLTPDS is encoded by the exons ATGGTCTTAGTGCATGTCGGATATCTGGTTCTTCCTGTATTCGGCTCAGTAAGAAACAGAG GATCCCATTTCAACcggcaacagcagcaacagcagcagcacagccatGCTACCTCTTGCCGGCACTTCCAGTTAGGTCCTCAGGCCCCGCTGCCCATGGACTTCCCCATGCCCCACCCAGGGCAGCCACAGTCAGGCATTAACCCCCACCTGGCCCCTCCCGGCCACCAGCATGGCCCTCCGCTCCACCCGCCTCTCAACCCCCTGCCCGCTCCCCAGTTCCAGGACATCCCTGCCCCTCCCTTCCTACCTCAGGCATTACACCAGCAATacctcctccagcagcagatCCTCGAGGCCCAGCACCGACACATCCTGCCACCCTCCAG TAGACGCACCCCAGAGAGAGTTCCTCACCAGCCCCACAGACTGCGGCCCGGCTATGAGTTTGCTCCCCCGCTTCATGTCCCTCCTCAGCCTGTGGTGCAGCAGCCCCGCTACCTGGCTGAGGGCACAGACTG GGATCTAAGTGTAGATGCTGGGCTGCCCCCCCACCAGTATCACATCCATCCGCTGCCGCAGCACTATCAGCACTACTTGACCTCTCCTAGGATGCACCACTTCCCTAGAAACAATGCCTCAACACAAGTG GTTGTCCATGAGATCAGAAACTACCCATATCCCCAGCTGCACTTGCTGGCTCTGCAGAGTCTCAACCCCTCCCGCCACGCGTCTGCTGTTAGAGAGAGCTACGAG GAGCTTCTGCAGCTGGAGGACAGGCTGGGCAGTGTAAACCGAGGAGCAGTCCAAACCACCATAGAAAGATTCACGTTCCCCCATAAGtacaaaaag AGAATACCCCAGGACCTGAAGATGTGTCTGGATGATGAGGAGCTGGACACCGATGAAAAGTGCACCATCTGTCTGTCAATGCTGGAGGATGGAGAGGATGTCAG GAGATTACCCTGCATGCACCTCTTCCACCAGGCGTGTGTGGACCAGTGGCTGGCCACCAGCAGGAAGTGCCCCATCTGCAGAGTGGACATTGAGACCCAACTGACCCCTGACAGTTGA
- the ark2cb gene encoding E3 ubiquitin-protein ligase ARK2C isoform X2 has protein sequence MVLVHVGYLVLPVFGSVRNRGSHFNRQQQQQQQHSHATSCRHFQLGPQAPLPMDFPMPHPGQPQSGINPHLAPPGHQHGPPLHPPLNPLPAPQFQDIPAPPFLPQALHQQYLLQQQILEAQHRHILPPSRRTPERVPHQPHRLRPGYEFAPPLHVPPQPVVQQPRYLAEGTDWDLSVDAGLPPHQYHIHPLPQHYQHYLTSPRMHHFPRNNASTQVVVHEIRNYPYPQLHLLALQSLNPSRHASAVRESYEELLQLEDRLGSVNRGAVQTTIERFTFPHKYKKRIPQDLKMCLDDEELDTDEKCTICLSMLEDGEDVRRLPCMHLFHQACVDQWLATSRKCPICRVDIETQLTPDS, from the exons ATGGTCTTAGTGCATGTCGGATATCTGGTTCTTCCTGTATTCGGCTCAGTAAGAAACAGAG GATCCCATTTCAACcggcaacagcagcaacagcagcagcacagccatGCTACCTCTTGCCGGCACTTCCAGTTAGGTCCTCAGGCCCCGCTGCCCATGGACTTCCCCATGCCCCACCCAGGGCAGCCACAGTCAGGCATTAACCCCCACCTGGCCCCTCCCGGCCACCAGCATGGCCCTCCGCTCCACCCGCCTCTCAACCCCCTGCCCGCTCCCCAGTTCCAGGACATCCCTGCCCCTCCCTTCCTACCTCAGGCATTACACCAGCAATacctcctccagcagcagatCCTCGAGGCCCAGCACCGACACATCCTGCCACCCTCCAG ACGCACCCCAGAGAGAGTTCCTCACCAGCCCCACAGACTGCGGCCCGGCTATGAGTTTGCTCCCCCGCTTCATGTCCCTCCTCAGCCTGTGGTGCAGCAGCCCCGCTACCTGGCTGAGGGCACAGACTG GGATCTAAGTGTAGATGCTGGGCTGCCCCCCCACCAGTATCACATCCATCCGCTGCCGCAGCACTATCAGCACTACTTGACCTCTCCTAGGATGCACCACTTCCCTAGAAACAATGCCTCAACACAAGTG GTTGTCCATGAGATCAGAAACTACCCATATCCCCAGCTGCACTTGCTGGCTCTGCAGAGTCTCAACCCCTCCCGCCACGCGTCTGCTGTTAGAGAGAGCTACGAG GAGCTTCTGCAGCTGGAGGACAGGCTGGGCAGTGTAAACCGAGGAGCAGTCCAAACCACCATAGAAAGATTCACGTTCCCCCATAAGtacaaaaag AGAATACCCCAGGACCTGAAGATGTGTCTGGATGATGAGGAGCTGGACACCGATGAAAAGTGCACCATCTGTCTGTCAATGCTGGAGGATGGAGAGGATGTCAG GAGATTACCCTGCATGCACCTCTTCCACCAGGCGTGTGTGGACCAGTGGCTGGCCACCAGCAGGAAGTGCCCCATCTGCAGAGTGGACATTGAGACCCAACTGACCCCTGACAGTTGA